One window from the genome of Musa acuminata AAA Group cultivar baxijiao chromosome BXJ1-4, Cavendish_Baxijiao_AAA, whole genome shotgun sequence encodes:
- the LOC103982342 gene encoding uncharacterized protein LOC103982342, which produces MATGWVKSLHCKSNAVEDVVYPPTPSSKKPLLSTVSCTNSSHAVKDVVFLFPKQPRSSSSYALNKKPLPETRQNHNRKQRPARASPSTPADGLVRPVLADPFPTMEELPKGHSSRRVVEIIFSSSWSASAGGAFPGEIEMLFRVDNPARTLARFEEHRALVRGRAVDGARCAADGNEVLRFHLGRGAGGVYDAGVARDVVRSSAGGEAKGVRTFAGSGGAHASGDGGDGRKGMLVCRVIAGRVRGESDHTQSDADSVSLGNGELVVFDPRAVLPCFLIIYKL; this is translated from the coding sequence ATGGCGACGGGATGGGTCAAGTCCCTGCATTGCAAGTCTAACGCCGTGGAAGACGTCGTCTATCCGCCGACGCCGTCGTCCAAGAAGCCGCTGCTCTCCACCGTCTCTTGCACCAACTCCTCTCACGCTGTTAAGGACGTCGTCTTCCTCTTCCCCAAGCAgccccgctcctcctcctcctatgcGCTGAACAAGAAGCCACTGCCCGAGACGAGGCAGAACCACAATCGCAAGCAGAGGCCCGCAAGAGCGTCTCCATCGACGCCGGCGGACGGGCTCGTGCGGCCCGTCCTCGCGGACCCGTTCCCGACGATGGAGGAGCTGCCGAAGGGCCACTCCTCGCGGCGGGTGGTGGAGATCATCTTCAGCTCGAGCTGGTCAGCTTCCGCCGGGGGCGCGTTCCCGGGCGAGATCGAGATGCTCTTCCGGGTCGACAACCCGGCCCGGACGCTAGCCCGGTTCGAGGAGCACCGCGCGTTGGTCCGCGGTCGGGCCGTCGATGGCGCCCGCTGCGCCGCGGACGGGAACGAGGTGTTGAGGTTCCACCTCGGGCGCGGCGCCGGCGGCGTTTACGACGCCGGGGTGGCGCGTGACGTGGTGCGGTCGTCGGCTGGGGGGGAGGCGAAGGGGGTCCGAACCTTCGCGGGGAGCGGCGGCGCGCACGCGAGTGGTGACGGCGGGGACGGTCGGAAGGGGATGTTGGTGTGCCGGGTCATCGCGGGCCGCGTCAGGGGCGAGTCGGACCACACCCAGTCGGACGCCGACTCGGTGAGCCTGGGTAACGGGGAGCTCGTAGTATTCGATCCCAGAGCGGTCCTCCCCTGCTTCCTTATCATCTACAAGCTCTAA